The sequence TGAAGATGTGAATTTACTTACAGTGAATTGGGGAAAATTAATTATCTCACAACTTTCTGAATCTGACACAGGCCTGATAGGAGTTGCCGGAGGAACTTACGTCCCTGCAGTACCATATGGCTGGTTTACTACTCTTAAAAATGCAAGAATCAACATTCTTCAACATAAAAAAAACGGAACCAAAACGTTAGAAAAAACTTTTGATGCATCAAAAGAAAAAGTAATTCCTGTAGATGGCGTTTTTTTAGGTATTAGGAAATCAATATTCAATAAATTTAAATTTGATGAAAATCTTAAAGAATACCATGGCTACGACACAGAAATAAGTCTTCGTGTCTCAACACAATATCAAAACTATGTGACATCAGAAATTCTTTTAGAACATTATTCTAAAGGAAACCCTGACCAAAAATGGCTAGAAAGCAATATCTACATTAGAAAGAAGCTTGGCAGTAGTTTTA comes from Chryseobacterium sp. 3008163 and encodes:
- a CDS encoding glycosyltransferase, whose amino-acid sequence is MLSIIISSYQPHYYTALEQNIAATCGVEYELIKIDNPGLMGLCKAYNKGAEKAKYEYLLFLHEDVNLLTVNWGKLIISQLSESDTGLIGVAGGTYVPAVPYGWFTTLKNARINILQHKKNGTKTLEKTFDASKEKVIPVDGVFLGIRKSIFNKFKFDENLKEYHGYDTEISLRVSTQYQNYVTSEILLEHYSKGNPDQKWLESNIYIRKKLGSSFNARINKDLEYQMYERFVRDYFKSYPKNF